One part of the Asterias amurensis chromosome 11, ASM3211899v1 genome encodes these proteins:
- the LOC139944445 gene encoding UNC93-like protein MFSD11, with protein sequence MANVMLYNVIVMGFSFMFLFTAFQTSSGIEQTVIESIDYDNKTSEHFGGSGYYSQAIIYGVFAFSNWLAPSVVSLIGPRVTMLVSALVYTGFIAIFLQLKIWTLYMMSVFLGFAAACIWTAQGNFLTINSTSETVGRNSGIFWAMLQCSLLFGNLFIFFEIGQTNTTHIEASQRQTIFIVLTSVSGIGVLMFLLLRNPKQYQDNSNQDIQVVSQDAEVKRGPLEALISAFKLLKKPHMLLLMVCFFYTGLELTFFSGVYGTSVGNTHLFGLKSKSYVALCGIFIGCGEIFGGATFGLLGNRTNKFGRDPIVLLGFITHIIAFYFCFINLPSEAPIKDVDVQGYFPPKLALALVTAFLLGFGDSCFNTQVYSILGYLFSKDSSPAFALFKFTQSLAAAIAFFYANQLMLQWQLLILVVFSVLGTLSFAMVEWTASRKFREGYESI encoded by the exons ATGGCGAACGTCATGCTGTATAACGTGATTGTGATGGGGTTTTCGTTCATGTTTCTCTTCACAGCCTTCCAGACCAGTTCAGGAATAGAG CAAACGGTGATTGAGAGCATTGACTATGACAATAAAACTTCCGAACATTTTGGTGGGAGTGGTTATTACAGCCAGGCCATCATCTATGGGGTCTTTGCTTTCTCCAACTGGTTAGCACCATCTGTTGTTAGCCTGATAGGACCACGAGTTACGATGCTTGTTAGCGCTTTGGTCTACACTGGGTTCATTGCTATCTTCCTTCAACTCAAAATATGGACTTTGTATATGATGTCAGTGTTTCTGGGATTTGCTGCAGCAT GCATCTGGACAGCTCAGGGTAACTTCCTGACCATTAACTCTACTAGTGAGACTGTGGGTCGTAACAGTGGAATCTTCTGGGCCATGTTGCAGTGCAGTCTACTCTTCGGAAATCTCTTCATCTTTTTTGAAATCGGTCAGACAAATACAACACACATAGAGG cATCTCAGAGGCAAACCATCTTCATTGTGTTGACATCAGTGTCTGGTATCGGTGTGCTAATGTTTCTACTGCTTCGTAATCCAAAACAATATCAGGATAACTCCAACCAAGACATCCAAGTTGTCAG CCAAGATGCTGAAGTCAAACGAGGTCCTCTTGAGGCATTAA TCAGCGCATTTAAACTTCTTAAAAAGCCGCACATGCTTCTGTTAATGGTATGCTTCTTCTACACTG GTCTTGAGCTGACATTTTTTAGCGGTGTTTACGGTACAAGTGTTGGCAATACCCACCTGTTTGGGCTGAAGTCTAAGAGTTACGTTGCCCTTTGTGGAATTTTCATTGGATGTGGAGAGATATTTG GTGGAGCTACCTTTGGATTGTTGGGGAACCGAACCAATAAGTTTGGTCGTGATCCCATAGTCCTGCTAGGCTTCATCACTCATATCATAgctttctatttttgttttatcaaccTACCCTCCGAGGCACCTATCAAAGACGTTGACGTACAAGGTTATTTTCCTCCAAA GCTGGCCCTGGCACTAGTCACAGCTTTCCTTCTAGGCTTTGGTGATAGTTGCTTTAACACTCAAGTGTATTCCATCCTGGGATATCTCTTCTCCAAAGACAGCTCCCCTGCCTTTGCACTCTTTAAATTTACACAG TCACTTGCTGCAGCGATTGCCTTTTTTTACGCCAATCAACTGATGCTCCAATGGCAGCTGTTGATCCTGGTGGTCTTCTCCGTGTTGGGTACGCTCAGCTTCGCTATGGTAGAGTGGACAGCAAGCAGGAAGTTCCGAGAAGGTTATGAATCTATCTAG